Proteins encoded by one window of Haematobia irritans isolate KBUSLIRL chromosome 2, ASM5000362v1, whole genome shotgun sequence:
- the LOC142227295 gene encoding betaine-homocysteine S-methyltransferase-like: MAEIKKQVLVKSGGFSTQLSKYVTGKIDGDPLWGSRFDLEDPSAVIRTHLDFLENGAQIILTNTYQSSVEGFMKHLNLSREQSMELIKKSCALAKEARDQYIKKIQTSEGVIEPILILGSVGPYGAVLNDGSEYDGGYASKMSKIDMKQFHRVRIEALLEGGVDGLAVETMPCQMEAEAITEMLLSEYPGIKFWISFQCKDDLHIANGDNFANACIKIWNLIKENCGPSRSIDDTFFGIGVNCVNPKIVTKLLKSVHSKGFGQPPFIVYSNKGEIFDAERGWIGQDKCVPIATFVPEWISLGARIIGGCCRVYPDDILEIRKCVENYIS; encoded by the exons atggctgaaataaaaaaacaagttttaGTGAAAAGTGGAGGATTCTCAACTCAATTATCGAAGTATGTCACAGGCAAAATAGATGGAGACCCTTTATGGGGTTCGCGCTTTGATTTGGAAGATCCATCTGCGGTTATACGAACCCATTTGGACTTTTTGGAAA ATGGTGCccaaattattttgacaaatacttACCAATCAAGTGTGGAaggatttatgaagcatttaaaTCTCAGTAGAGAACAAAGTATGGAACTGATAAAGAAAAGTTGTGCACTAGCAAAAGAAGCCAGGgatcaatatataaaaaaaatacaaacatctGAGGGCGTCATTGAGCCTATTCTGATTTTAGGGTCTGTTGGCCCTTATGGGGCTGTGCTTAATGATGGATCTGAATATGATGGAGGATATGCAAGTAAAATGTCAAAGatcgatatgaagcaatttcaCCGGGTACGCATCGAAGCCTTACTAGAAGGAGGAGTGGATGGACTGGCAGTGGAAACTATGCCGTGTCAAATGGAAGCCGAAGCAATTACAGAAATGTTACTCAGTGAATATCCCGGCATTAAATTCTGGATTTCATTTCAATGCAAAgacgatttacatatagctaatGGCGATAATTTCGCAAATGCTTGCATTAAAATATGGAATTTGATAAAAGAAAATTGCGGTCCCAGTAGAAGTATTGATGATACGTTTTTTGGCATCGGAGTAAACTGTGTCAATCCGAAG aTTGTGACGAAGTTGTTAAAATCTGTACATTCAAAAGGATTTGGCCAACCGCCTTTCATCGTCTATAGTAACAAAGGTGAAATTTTCGATGCAGAACGGGGTTGGATTGGGCAAgataaatgtgtaccaattgcaaCTTTTGTACCTGAATGGATTAGTTTAGGTGCTAGAATAATAGGTGGATGTTGTCGTGTGTATCCAGATGATATTTTGGAAATACGGAAATGTGTGGAAAATTATATATCTTAA